A window of the Rhizobium brockwellii genome harbors these coding sequences:
- a CDS encoding chemotaxis protein CheW codes for MSYTVKNLNEGDRELIAFRIGDQEFCVNIMSVREIRGWTPATAMPHSPGYMLGVINLRGAVLPIIDLAARLGMKPADPTARHVIIVAQVRRKVVGLLVDAVSDILTVTDETIQPTPEISSELERQFARGILAIEKRMICLIELESLFPETESEAA; via the coding sequence ATGTCGTACACTGTAAAAAATCTGAACGAGGGGGATCGCGAGCTGATCGCGTTCCGCATCGGGGATCAGGAATTTTGCGTGAACATCATGTCGGTTCGCGAAATCCGCGGCTGGACCCCCGCGACCGCGATGCCGCATTCGCCTGGCTATATGCTGGGTGTCATCAACCTGCGCGGCGCGGTGTTGCCGATCATCGATCTTGCGGCGCGGCTCGGCATGAAGCCGGCCGATCCGACTGCCCGTCATGTCATCATCGTCGCCCAGGTCCGGCGCAAGGTCGTCGGCCTCCTGGTCGACGCCGTTTCCGATATTCTGACGGTGACCGATGAAACCATCCAGCCGACGCCCGAGATCTCCTCCGAGCTCGAGCGTCAATTTGCCCGCGGCATTCTCGCCATCGAGAAGCGAATGATCTGCCTGATCGAACTCGAATCCCTCTTTCCAGAGACCGAAAGCGAAGCCGCATGA
- the cheR gene encoding protein-glutamate O-methyltransferase CheR, with translation MSVMGAKDQRQGSDEVLASGEYPLTRRDLTEIAAMIYSDAGIFLNETKASLVYSRLSKHIRNLGLSGFREYCDLVASPAGAAPRREMLSHLTTNFTRFFRENHHFDHLRDHVLPELLQRARSGGRVRIWSAASSDGQEPYSIALTVLSLMPNVADYDFKILATDIDPKILAIARAGAYDENALETVSPAMRKQWFSEVEVQGRRKFQVDDRVKRLITYNELNLMAQWPFKGKFDVIFCRNVVIYFDEPTQMKIWQRFAGLLPEGGHLYIGHSERVSGEAKHVFDNIGITTYRYTTKGLGRKA, from the coding sequence ATGAGTGTAATGGGCGCAAAAGATCAGAGACAGGGATCCGACGAGGTCCTGGCGAGCGGAGAATATCCGCTGACGCGCCGCGACCTCACCGAGATCGCCGCGATGATCTATTCGGATGCCGGCATCTTCCTCAACGAGACGAAGGCGTCGCTCGTCTATTCGCGCTTGTCGAAGCATATCCGCAATCTCGGCCTGTCCGGCTTCCGGGAATATTGCGACCTCGTCGCTTCGCCGGCCGGTGCTGCGCCGCGCCGCGAGATGCTTTCGCATCTGACGACCAATTTTACCCGCTTCTTCCGCGAAAACCACCATTTCGATCACCTGCGCGACCATGTCCTGCCGGAGCTTCTGCAGCGGGCGAGATCGGGCGGCAGGGTGCGCATCTGGTCGGCCGCCTCTTCCGACGGGCAGGAACCCTATTCGATTGCGCTGACGGTGCTGTCGCTGATGCCGAATGTCGCCGATTACGACTTCAAGATCCTGGCGACCGACATCGACCCGAAGATCCTCGCAATCGCCCGGGCCGGCGCCTATGACGAAAATGCGCTCGAAACCGTGTCGCCGGCCATGCGCAAACAATGGTTCAGCGAAGTCGAGGTGCAGGGCCGCCGGAAGTTCCAGGTCGACGACCGCGTCAAGCGCCTGATCACCTACAACGAGCTGAACCTGATGGCGCAATGGCCGTTCAAGGGCAAGTTCGACGTCATTTTCTGCCGCAATGTCGTCATCTATTTCGACGAGCCGACGCAGATGAAGATCTGGCAGCGTTTCGCCGGGCTGCTGCCGGAGGGCGGTCATCTCTATATCGGCCATTCCGAGCGGGTTTCCGGCGAGGCAAAACACGTCTTCGACAATATCGGCATCACGACCTATCGCTATACGACCAAAG